A region from the Triticum aestivum cultivar Chinese Spring chromosome 3D, IWGSC CS RefSeq v2.1, whole genome shotgun sequence genome encodes:
- the LOC123076601 gene encoding GPI-anchored protein LLG1-like has product MALTRRFIFLFAAAILAGLASASASPFLSDSVLQASTGSTGRSLLQTNNGCPMSFESQDYTIITSRCKAPQYPPKECCDAFKEFACPFAVYINNQSTNCADAMFSYINLHGSYPAGLFGTECVKGKEGVSCEGVPGKGAGVPSGGRRAQGSIRSLVPILCGLGALLFH; this is encoded by the exons ATGGCGCTGACCCGTCGGTTCATCTTCCTCTTCGCTGCCGCCATCCTGGCCGGACTTGCCTCCGCCTCGGCGTCGCCCTTCCTGTCTG ACAGCGTATTGCAGGCCAGCACCGGATCTACTGGGAGGAGCTTGCTGCAGACCAATAATG GCTGCCCTATGAGCTTCGAGTCCCAGGACTATACAATAATCACAAGCAGGTGCAAAGCGCCACAGTATCCTCCTAAGGAATGTTGTGATGCTTTCAAGGAATTTGCATGCCCATTTGCCGTCTACATCAACAACCAGAGCACCAACTGTGCAGACGCTATGTTTTCCTACATCAACTTGCATGGCTCGTACCCAGCAGGCCTATTCGGCACCGAGTGCGTCAAAGGCAAGGAAGGGGTTTCCTGCGAAGGCGTCCCAGGGAAAGGCGCCGGCGTGCCAAGTGGCGGACGGCGAGCTCAAGGGAGTATCCGTTCTTTGGTTCCTATCTTGTGTGGGCTAGGAGCATTGTTGTTCCATTGA
- the LOC123075717 gene encoding GPI-anchored protein LLG1 (The sequence of the model RefSeq protein was modified relative to this genomic sequence to represent the inferred CDS: added 37 bases not found in genome assembly) yields the protein MALARRFIFLFPAAVLAGLASASASPFLSDSLFQGSTGSTGRSLLQTKNDCPMSFETQNYTILTNKCKRPQYPPTECCDAFKEFACPFAAYINNQSTNCADTMFSYIDFHGYPKGLFADECLKGKEGVSCEGIPAVDTGVPSGGRQVQGVSRPLVVLLCGLGALLFP from the exons CCGCCGTCCTGGCCGGACTCGCCTCCGCCTCCGCGTCGCCCTTCCTGTCTG ACAGCTTATTCCAGGGCAGCACCGGATCGACGGGGAGGAGCTTGCTGCAGACCAAGAATG ACTGCCCTATGAGCTTCGAGACCCAGAACTACACGATCCTCACAAACAAGTGCAAAAGGCCACAATACCCTCCTACCGAATGTTGTGATGCTTTCAAGGAATTTGCGTGCCCATTTGCCGCGTACATCAACAACCAGAGCACTAACTGTGCAGACACAATGTTCAGCTACATCGACTTCCATGGCTACCCAAAAGGCCTGTTCGCCGACGAGTGcctaaaaggaaaggaaggggtttCTTGCGAAGGCATCCCAGCGGTAGACACCGGCGTGCCCAGTGGCGggcgacaagttcaaggggtttcgCGTCCTTTGGTTGTGCTCCTGTGTGGACTAGGAGCATTGTTGTTCCCTTGA